The proteins below are encoded in one region of Tessaracoccus aquimaris:
- a CDS encoding carbohydrate ABC transporter permease yields the protein MTAPPADDLRRDRPRNQLSAHTFAAPAIVLTVVVLYLPFLWTGYLSFTEFNGFGDPKWVGLDNYIEMFTDADNIQSGVNTLMWVVGTLILPVGLGLLIAVLTHGIKGGVWFRLPFLLPYAISGIAVGVVWSFLLESKGALTQLLTFLHLPGANSRWLLDWPLNTIMMIIAAAWQGAGVNALLFGVGLQSIPKEPVEAARLDGASGWKMFRYVTWPMLRPLTAVVVGLSIVGSLKTFDIVWGMTKGGPGRDSETLALNMYKQTFSAGNYGLGAALAILLTVITMLASIIYLRQQLSRDKEL from the coding sequence GTGACCGCACCACCCGCCGACGACCTCCGCAGGGATCGGCCCCGCAACCAGTTGAGCGCGCACACGTTCGCCGCGCCCGCGATCGTCCTGACGGTCGTGGTGCTGTACCTGCCCTTCCTCTGGACTGGCTATCTCAGCTTCACCGAGTTCAACGGGTTCGGCGACCCGAAGTGGGTCGGCCTCGACAACTACATCGAGATGTTCACGGACGCCGACAACATCCAGTCCGGCGTGAACACGCTGATGTGGGTGGTCGGGACGCTGATCCTCCCCGTCGGCCTCGGCCTGCTGATCGCGGTGCTGACGCACGGGATCAAGGGCGGGGTGTGGTTCCGGCTGCCCTTCCTGCTCCCCTACGCGATCTCCGGCATCGCCGTCGGCGTGGTGTGGAGCTTCCTGCTGGAGAGCAAGGGCGCGCTCACCCAACTCCTGACCTTCCTGCACCTGCCGGGCGCGAACTCCAGGTGGCTGCTCGACTGGCCGCTCAACACCATCATGATGATCATCGCGGCGGCCTGGCAGGGCGCGGGCGTCAACGCGTTGCTGTTCGGCGTCGGGCTGCAGTCGATCCCCAAGGAACCCGTCGAGGCCGCCCGCCTCGACGGCGCGAGCGGCTGGAAGATGTTCCGCTACGTCACCTGGCCGATGCTCCGCCCGCTCACCGCGGTCGTGGTCGGGCTGTCGATCGTCGGCTCGCTGAAGACCTTCGACATCGTCTGGGGCATGACGAAGGGCGGCCCGGGGCGCGACTCCGAGACGCTCGCCCTGAACATGTACAAGCAGACGTTCAGCGCTGGCAACTACGGCCTCGGCGCCGCGCTCGCGATCCTGCTGACTGTGATCACCATGCTGGCGAGCATCATCTATCTGCGCCAGCAGTTGTCCCGCGACAAGGAGCTGTGA
- a CDS encoding carbohydrate ABC transporter permease, translating into MSGFIRRAILIVMGLIWLLPIYLMVANASKNVDQYGAISVWLPGGLQGLASNFTDAWTRGRISDGIWSTLLYALVAPLIAVVIGAMAGFAIIALKLRNGFAWFVVIFCSTVFPIQMVLMPLFIAYVELNIFDTHVGMLLIYMVISVPFSAFVMRNFFSNFAYSLFEAATVDGASAWRIFWRIYLPNAVSALVAIFILQATFIWNDLLLGLTLSQSETVRPVMPALAALQTTYGGSTMPTVLSGGLIVSIPTVILFLLTQRYFTKGLALGQY; encoded by the coding sequence ATGTCCGGCTTCATCCGACGCGCCATCCTCATCGTGATGGGGCTCATCTGGCTGTTACCCATCTACCTGATGGTCGCCAACGCATCGAAGAACGTCGACCAGTACGGCGCCATCAGCGTCTGGCTGCCCGGCGGCCTGCAGGGGCTCGCCTCGAACTTCACCGACGCCTGGACCCGCGGCCGGATCTCCGACGGCATCTGGTCGACCCTGCTGTACGCCCTCGTGGCCCCGCTGATCGCCGTGGTGATCGGCGCCATGGCAGGCTTCGCGATCATCGCGCTGAAGCTGCGCAACGGCTTCGCCTGGTTCGTGGTGATCTTCTGCTCGACGGTGTTCCCGATCCAGATGGTGTTGATGCCGCTGTTTATCGCCTACGTCGAGTTGAACATCTTCGACACCCACGTCGGCATGCTGCTGATCTACATGGTGATCTCGGTGCCCTTCTCGGCATTCGTGATGCGCAACTTCTTCTCCAACTTCGCCTACTCGCTGTTCGAGGCGGCCACGGTGGACGGCGCGAGCGCCTGGCGGATCTTCTGGCGGATCTACCTGCCAAACGCCGTCAGCGCGTTGGTGGCGATCTTCATCCTGCAGGCCACGTTCATCTGGAACGACCTGCTGCTCGGCCTCACGCTCAGCCAGTCCGAAACGGTTCGACCGGTGATGCCCGCGCTCGCGGCCCTGCAGACCACCTATGGCGGCTCGACGATGCCGACGGTGCTCTCCGGCGGCCTGATCGTGTCGATCCCCACCGTCATCCTCTTCCTCCTCACCCAGCGCTACTTCACCAAGGGCCTCGCCCTCGGCCAGTACTGA
- a CDS encoding sodium:proton antiporter, translating to MQVEWWSIVPFVVLLGCIAVLPLVPATSHAWERNPVKLTLALVLGLPIAAWFVIAGAGGEVVHALVEYGQFIILLLALFVVSGGIFLSGDIRATPRNNTIFLAIGGAIASFIGTTGAAMLLIRPLLNTNSERRHKAHTVVFTIFIVANCGGILTPLGDPPLFLGMLRGVPFEWTLGLFKEWLFVNALLLIAYYALDRRAYAAEDPSAIQADDSQRTSLGLRGAVNIVFFAAIIVSVAFLPSIDLHAIETGHATWAEAVPWRELVMLAAAAASYFLGDRVARFELNQFSWTPILEVAALFIGIFLTMIPALNYLGQVADKFPLNRITLFVFTGGISGVLDNAPTYATFFEISSMLPGDPRVAGVPEVLLISVALGAVFGGALTYIGNGPNFMVKSVADSAGVETPSFGGYIVQSLTHLVPVLAAMALIFLTDGWLWRGLGIGVAAVLVARSLLMIARTPKPKELAG from the coding sequence GTGCAGGTCGAGTGGTGGAGCATCGTCCCGTTCGTCGTGCTGCTCGGCTGCATCGCCGTCCTGCCGCTTGTTCCCGCCACGTCGCACGCCTGGGAGCGGAACCCGGTCAAGCTGACCCTCGCCCTGGTGCTCGGCCTGCCGATCGCCGCGTGGTTCGTGATCGCGGGCGCAGGCGGCGAGGTCGTCCATGCGCTCGTCGAGTACGGCCAGTTCATCATCCTGCTGCTGGCGCTGTTCGTCGTCTCCGGCGGGATCTTCCTCTCGGGCGACATCCGGGCCACCCCGCGCAACAACACCATCTTCCTGGCGATCGGCGGCGCCATCGCCTCGTTCATCGGCACCACGGGCGCCGCGATGCTGCTGATCCGGCCCCTGCTCAACACCAACAGCGAACGACGCCACAAGGCGCACACCGTCGTGTTCACGATCTTCATCGTGGCCAACTGCGGCGGCATCCTCACGCCGCTCGGCGACCCGCCGCTGTTCCTCGGCATGCTCCGCGGAGTGCCGTTTGAGTGGACGCTCGGACTGTTCAAGGAGTGGCTGTTCGTCAACGCGCTGCTGCTGATCGCCTACTACGCCCTCGACCGGCGCGCCTATGCCGCGGAGGACCCCTCCGCGATCCAGGCCGACGACTCACAGCGCACGTCGCTAGGGCTGCGGGGCGCCGTCAACATCGTCTTCTTCGCGGCGATCATCGTCTCCGTTGCCTTCCTGCCGTCGATCGATCTGCACGCCATCGAGACGGGGCACGCCACCTGGGCGGAGGCGGTGCCGTGGCGGGAACTCGTGATGTTGGCGGCCGCCGCAGCGTCGTACTTCCTGGGCGACAGGGTCGCCCGCTTCGAACTGAACCAGTTCTCCTGGACGCCGATCCTGGAGGTCGCCGCGCTGTTCATCGGCATCTTCCTGACGATGATCCCCGCGCTGAACTACCTCGGCCAGGTCGCGGACAAGTTCCCGCTGAACCGGATCACGCTTTTCGTCTTCACCGGCGGCATCTCGGGCGTGCTGGACAACGCGCCCACCTACGCCACGTTCTTCGAGATCTCCTCGATGCTGCCGGGCGACCCGCGCGTCGCCGGCGTCCCGGAGGTGCTGCTGATCTCCGTCGCGCTGGGCGCCGTGTTCGGCGGGGCGCTGACCTATATCGGCAACGGGCCCAACTTCATGGTCAAGTCGGTCGCCGACTCGGCGGGCGTCGAGACGCCGTCGTTCGGCGGCTACATCGTGCAGAGCCTGACGCACCTGGTCCCGGTGCTCGCCGCGATGGCGCTGATCTTCCTCACCGACGGCTGGCTGTGGCGGGGCCTCGGGATCGGCGTCGCCGCGGTGCTGGTCGCCCGCTCGCTGCTGATGATCGCCAGGACCCCCAAGCCGAAGGAACTGGCCGGCTGA
- a CDS encoding flavin reductase family protein yields MDELEASFRDAMARVPAPVTVITTSADGQPTGTTVSAFASLSIDPPMVVFALDNRGGMIDRLRASGRAGVNILAGHQADAAIKFASRHTPDRFADLDWTLDHDLPRLTEAAAWLRCEELEFLPGGDHTVVVATVVSAETDGDSSLAYHLREFKDVRPQR; encoded by the coding sequence GTGGACGAACTCGAGGCCTCCTTCCGTGACGCCATGGCCCGGGTTCCGGCGCCGGTGACCGTGATCACGACGAGCGCCGACGGCCAGCCCACCGGAACCACCGTCTCGGCATTCGCGTCGCTGTCGATCGACCCGCCGATGGTGGTGTTCGCGCTTGATAACCGGGGCGGCATGATCGACCGGCTCCGCGCCTCGGGGCGGGCAGGCGTCAACATCCTCGCGGGCCACCAGGCCGACGCGGCCATCAAGTTCGCAAGCAGGCACACCCCCGACCGGTTCGCCGACCTCGACTGGACCCTCGACCACGACCTTCCCCGGCTGACGGAGGCCGCTGCGTGGCTGCGCTGCGAGGAACTCGAGTTCCTGCCGGGCGGCGACCACACGGTCGTCGTCGCGACGGTGGTCTCCGCGGAGACCGACGGCGACTCGTCGCTTGCCTATCACCTGCGCGAATTCAAGGACGTTCGTCCCCAGCGCTGA
- a CDS encoding DUF805 domain-containing protein, with translation MTDDPYGALDQPTDAGAEVTPRPVAQPQPSAPPEPEPLGYQYQDANTDYAYGPPQQNNAAYGVPFYGQQPQPYAPMVQQPFYGRPLLEDLSAPDAPLRGANVVESYKRFWTRGLTFSGRASLAEYWWVFLVHAVGFAGFSILSSAFEGARSAGSSARSACCTSLPRSCPASRSAPVVCTTRTTRACFS, from the coding sequence ATGACCGACGATCCCTATGGCGCACTGGACCAGCCCACCGACGCGGGCGCTGAGGTGACCCCGAGGCCTGTCGCCCAGCCGCAGCCGAGCGCTCCCCCGGAGCCGGAGCCGCTCGGCTACCAGTACCAGGACGCGAACACTGACTACGCCTATGGCCCGCCACAGCAGAACAACGCGGCCTACGGCGTCCCGTTCTACGGGCAGCAGCCACAGCCGTACGCGCCGATGGTGCAGCAGCCCTTCTACGGGCGTCCGCTCCTGGAGGACCTGTCCGCGCCGGACGCCCCGCTGCGGGGCGCCAACGTGGTCGAGTCGTACAAGCGGTTCTGGACGCGCGGCCTGACGTTCTCCGGTCGCGCCAGCCTCGCCGAGTACTGGTGGGTGTTCCTCGTTCACGCGGTCGGCTTCGCGGGCTTCAGCATCTTGTCCTCGGCCTTCGAGGGGGCGCGCTCGGCGGGCTCCTCAGCACGGTCGGCGTGCTGTACATCCTTGCCGCGGTCGTGCCCGGCATCGCGCTCGGCACCCGTCGTCTGCACGACACGGACAACTCGGGCCTGCTTCAGTTGA
- a CDS encoding DUF805 domain-containing protein: MPGIALGTRRLHDTDNSGLLQLINLVPWLGSIVMIILMAQGPKDAGKRYDKINQR, encoded by the coding sequence GTGCCCGGCATCGCGCTCGGCACCCGTCGTCTGCACGACACGGACAACTCGGGCCTGCTTCAGTTGATCAACCTGGTGCCGTGGCTCGGCTCGATCGTGATGATCATCCTGATGGCGCAGGGCCCCAAGGACGCCGGCAAGCGCTACGACAAGATCAACCAGCGCTGA
- a CDS encoding NAD(P)/FAD-dependent oxidoreductase produces MKTYVVVGGGLGGAKAVEELRDLDGEARIVLIDGEELLPYERPPLSKEYLLGEKKLDEFTPLSAGWFTDNQVEARVGIFATDLDAGQQIVHLSDGTSIHYDGLVLATGSRPRTVNLPGVARQGVQVLRTLAESDQLKSVLESGEPLVIYGGGWIGLEVAAAARTRDVPVTVIVREDKVLRQLGDEIGDRFLAMHRDHGVVFELNATIASIDGDGDSGPVTGVTLGDGRKVDASHVLIAVGADPRVELASAAGLDIDDGVLVDDTLVTSDPHIVAVGDIANAQNTWVGDRIRVQHWAAALKMPGVAARTLVGDDAHYDDPPYFYTDQYDLGMEFRGLIPDGARLVQRGGDDEYIAFWLRDDGVLRAAMNVNVWDQGDAIEEILTSAKPVDPDKLADPNVPLGEVSAG; encoded by the coding sequence ATGAAGACGTACGTGGTGGTCGGTGGCGGGCTGGGCGGCGCGAAGGCCGTCGAGGAACTGCGGGACCTGGACGGCGAGGCGCGGATCGTGCTGATCGACGGCGAGGAACTGCTGCCCTACGAGCGGCCGCCGCTGTCGAAGGAGTACCTGCTCGGGGAGAAGAAGCTTGACGAGTTCACCCCGCTCTCGGCCGGCTGGTTCACCGACAACCAGGTCGAGGCGCGGGTCGGGATCTTCGCCACCGACCTGGATGCGGGCCAGCAGATCGTGCACCTGTCCGACGGCACCAGCATCCACTACGACGGTCTCGTGCTCGCCACCGGGTCGCGGCCCCGCACCGTCAACCTGCCGGGCGTGGCGCGGCAAGGGGTACAGGTGCTGCGGACCCTTGCAGAGTCGGATCAACTGAAGTCGGTGCTCGAATCCGGCGAACCGCTCGTCATCTACGGCGGCGGCTGGATCGGCCTTGAGGTGGCCGCTGCCGCGCGCACCCGCGACGTCCCCGTCACCGTCATCGTCCGCGAGGACAAGGTGCTGCGCCAACTCGGAGACGAGATCGGCGACCGCTTCCTCGCGATGCACCGCGACCACGGGGTCGTGTTCGAACTCAACGCCACCATCGCGTCGATCGACGGCGACGGCGACTCGGGTCCCGTCACGGGCGTCACGCTCGGCGACGGGCGGAAGGTCGACGCCTCGCACGTCCTGATCGCCGTCGGGGCCGACCCGCGCGTCGAACTGGCAAGCGCCGCAGGGCTGGACATCGACGACGGCGTCCTCGTCGACGACACCCTTGTCACCAGCGACCCCCACATCGTTGCGGTCGGGGACATCGCCAACGCGCAGAACACCTGGGTCGGCGACCGGATCCGGGTGCAGCACTGGGCGGCGGCGCTCAAGATGCCCGGGGTGGCGGCCCGCACGCTCGTCGGCGACGACGCGCACTACGACGATCCCCCGTACTTCTACACCGACCAGTACGACCTCGGCATGGAGTTCCGGGGCCTCATCCCCGACGGTGCACGGCTCGTCCAGCGCGGTGGGGACGACGAGTACATTGCGTTCTGGCTGCGCGACGACGGCGTGCTGCGGGCCGCGATGAACGTCAACGTGTGGGACCAGGGCGACGCGATCGAGGAGATCCTCACATCGGCCAAGCCTGTCGATCCCGACAAGTTGGCCGACCCGAACGTGCCGCTGGGGGAGGTCAGCGCTGGTTGA